CCCCGCGGATGTCCCAGGTGTAGGCCGCGCAGCCGATGGGACCGTGCACCAGGTGCACGGCGTCGGCGATGGGGTAGAGCACCACGCGGCTGCCGCAGAAGACGCAGGCGCGCTGGCTCACGGCCCCGGCCAGGGAGTCGCGGTTGCAGGCGATGGTGAACTCGTCGCCCTCGCGCTTGCGCTTGATCTGGTCCTTGCGCTGTTCGAATATCACAGGCTTCATTGCTGCCTCGCTGTCCTGCCGAAGGGGTTTCGCCGCCGCGCCTGTCGCGCGGCCGCATGACACGCACTTTACAAAGACCGTTCCACTCCTGGAACATGCCGGGAAAAAAGGAGATATGCAGAAGCAGGAGAAAGGCGGGCAGCGAAAGCTTTCAGAATTGAACGAAAAATGCCTACATTTTTGTAGCTGTAGAACGACGAGGTCGGAAATGCGGGGGGGAAGGGCGCCGCCGGGAAGCCGGGCCCCGGCGGCGCGTGGGTGCGGGAGAGGGGAAATACGGTCTAGGCCGGGAAAAGCAGGCGGTCCTCGGCGGGCTTGCCCTCTTCCAGGGCGTCCAGGATGTCGTCGATGGCCTCCTCGGAGTCGACGCCCTGGTACCACCAGTTGTTGGGCTGGACCACGAGGACCGGGCCCTGGTCGCACTGCTTCATGCAGCTCGTGGTGGTCAGCAGCACGTCCAGGCCGCGGTCCAGGATCTCCTGCTCCAGGTACTGCGACAGGCCGATGCTGCCCTTCTGGTTGCACACGCCCTTGGGCTCGCCCTTGGCGCGGAAGCTGGCGCAGACGAGGAACTGGTAGGTAGGTTTCGTGGC
The nucleotide sequence above comes from Desulfovibrio sp. X2. Encoded proteins:
- a CDS encoding ferredoxin, encoding MATKPTYQFLVCASFRAKGEPKGVCNQKGSIGLSQYLEQEILDRGLDVLLTTTSCMKQCDQGPVLVVQPNNWWYQGVDSEEAIDDILDALEEGKPAEDRLLFPA